The following coding sequences lie in one Cupriavidus sp. WKF15 genomic window:
- a CDS encoding ABC transporter ATP-binding protein, which produces MSALSIQQVSRTFTNPRGGQTQALLPVDFEVRDNDFVTILGPSGCGKSTLLRIVAGLDSPSGGNVLLDGQPVSGPGADRGMVFQSYTLFPWLTIEQNVRFGLRERGMSEAEQRERSDFFIQRVGLRGFEHHYPKQLSGGMQQRTAIARALANDPKILLLDEPFGALDNQTRVLMQELLLGIWEASRKTVLFVTHDIDEAIFMANRVAVFSARPGRIKSEIAVDFPHPRHYTIKTSPEFSALKARLTEEIRAEAMAAAEH; this is translated from the coding sequence ATGAGCGCCCTGTCCATCCAGCAGGTCTCGCGCACCTTCACCAACCCGCGCGGCGGCCAGACCCAGGCGCTGCTGCCGGTCGATTTCGAAGTGCGCGACAACGACTTCGTCACCATCCTGGGCCCGTCGGGCTGCGGCAAGTCCACGCTGCTGCGCATCGTGGCGGGCCTCGACTCGCCCTCGGGCGGCAACGTGCTGCTCGACGGCCAGCCGGTCAGCGGCCCTGGCGCCGACCGCGGCATGGTGTTCCAGTCGTACACGCTGTTCCCGTGGCTGACGATCGAGCAGAACGTACGCTTCGGCCTGCGCGAGCGCGGCATGAGCGAGGCCGAGCAGCGCGAGCGCAGCGACTTCTTCATCCAGCGCGTGGGTTTGCGCGGCTTCGAGCATCACTACCCGAAGCAGCTCTCGGGCGGCATGCAGCAGCGCACCGCGATTGCGCGCGCGCTGGCCAACGATCCCAAGATCCTGCTGCTCGACGAGCCGTTCGGCGCGCTCGACAATCAGACCCGCGTGCTGATGCAGGAATTGCTGCTCGGCATCTGGGAGGCTTCTCGCAAGACGGTATTATTCGTGACCCACGATATCGACGAGGCCATCTTCATGGCCAACCGGGTGGCGGTGTTTTCCGCCAGGCCGGGTCGGATCAAGAGCGAGATCGCGGTGGATTTCCCGCATCCGCGCCATTACACGATCAAGACGTCGCCGGAGTTTTCCGCGCTCAAGGCGCGGCTGACCGAGGAGATCCGCGCCGAGGCCATGGCCGCGGCCGAACACTGA